The following proteins come from a genomic window of Oscillatoria sp. FACHB-1407:
- the chlP gene encoding geranylgeranyl reductase yields MALRVAVVGSGPAGSSAAETLVKAGIETFLFERKLDNAKPCGGAIPLCMVSEFDLPMEIIDRRVRKMKMISPSNIEVNIGGTLKDDEYIGMCRREVLDGFLRDRAHKLGATLINGTVYGLDLPSNSTDPYTIHYADHSDGSLEGVTKTLQVDVVIGADGANSRVAKAIDAGDYNYAIAFQERIRLPKDKMDYYEELAEMYVGNDVSPDFYAWVFPKYDHVAVGTGTMKVNKSKIKDLQAGIRARAAHRLEGGEIIKVEAHPIPEHPRPRRVVGRVALVGDAAGTVTKSSGEGIYFAAKSARMCAEAIVEFSRNGQRMITEDDLKVYIKRWDKQYGLTYKVLDLLQTVFYRSDATREAFVEMCSDIDVQKLTFDSYLYKTVVPANPLTQLKITAKTIGSLLRGSALAP; encoded by the coding sequence TTGGCACTAAGGGTTGCTGTAGTTGGATCAGGTCCAGCAGGTTCTTCCGCCGCTGAGACATTAGTAAAAGCTGGAATCGAAACCTTTTTATTTGAGCGTAAGTTAGACAATGCCAAGCCCTGTGGTGGAGCCATTCCACTGTGCATGGTGAGTGAGTTTGACCTACCCATGGAGATCATCGATCGCCGCGTCCGCAAGATGAAAATGATCTCGCCGTCTAATATCGAGGTCAACATCGGTGGCACGCTCAAAGACGATGAGTACATTGGGATGTGCCGTCGAGAAGTGCTGGATGGCTTTTTGCGCGATCGCGCTCACAAGTTGGGTGCAACGCTGATCAACGGCACTGTGTATGGCTTAGATTTGCCTTCCAATAGCACTGACCCTTACACCATTCACTATGCAGACCACTCTGACGGCAGCCTCGAAGGCGTGACCAAGACGCTGCAAGTCGATGTGGTGATCGGCGCAGATGGAGCAAACTCGCGGGTTGCCAAAGCAATCGATGCGGGCGACTACAACTACGCGATCGCCTTCCAGGAGCGCATTCGTCTGCCCAAAGACAAGATGGACTACTACGAAGAACTGGCAGAAATGTACGTGGGTAACGACGTTTCCCCCGACTTTTATGCCTGGGTCTTCCCCAAATATGACCACGTTGCCGTAGGTACTGGCACGATGAAGGTCAACAAATCCAAGATCAAAGACCTGCAAGCTGGAATTCGGGCTCGTGCGGCTCACCGCCTTGAGGGTGGCGAAATCATCAAAGTTGAAGCGCACCCCATTCCTGAGCACCCCAGACCTCGCCGTGTGGTCGGTCGGGTTGCTTTGGTGGGCGATGCTGCTGGCACAGTGACCAAGTCGTCTGGAGAAGGCATTTACTTCGCCGCTAAGTCAGCTCGCATGTGCGCCGAGGCGATCGTCGAGTTTTCCCGCAATGGGCAACGCATGATCACTGAAGATGACCTGAAGGTCTACATCAAGCGGTGGGACAAGCAATATGGTCTGACCTACAAGGTTCTGGATCTACTGCAAACCGTCTTCTACCGCTCAGATGCGACTCGCGAAGCCTTTGTCGAGATGTGCTCTGATATTGATGTGCAGAAGCTCACCTTTGATAGCTACCTGTACAAAACTGTTGTGCCTGCTAACCCATTGACGCAGTTGAAAATTACTGCCAAGACGATTGGTAGCTTGCTCCGGGGCAGTGCCTTAGCTCCATAG